In Bacteroidota bacterium, the sequence CCGCCGGCACGAGCAGCGTATCGAAGTGATCGAGAATATGCGCGGTGATCGTGATACCCGCTCCGAGCCCAGGCCCTTGAAGCAAACCGGCCGGCCAGGAGCCGCTATCATGTAGTCCGGTGCGCTCCAGCAATTTGAGATCGCCGGGACGACGTCCGGCGGAATCGCCAAAGTAATATCCGGCCGGCAGACTGAAGATCGAGTTCATACCGATGCTGTCAATCGAAATTGTATCACGCCACGAACTGATATGAAACGCATCGTGGCGTAATGTCTGATCATAGACAGTGCTGCCGTCGTTCGAAATGAGGAAGTGATCGTTGGAGTCACTTGTCGGCGACATATAGTAGTGCATCCCCGATTCCAGCGCGGAGAGCGTCCAAAAGAAGTCCACCGGTTGACTTGACGGGGGAGTATTCATTGTCGGCGGAAGCGACTGCGAACACCCCGCGCCAAGTGCGACAAACGCGATCAGCAGAAAAGAGCGTACGATCATGGGCGGTATCGAAATCCGGCGCGAAGTCCGACTGCCGAAGTAAACGTTCGTTGTGCCGACGTCTCGGCATGGACGATACCGGTAACGCCCGCAGGTATCTGCGACGCGGCATCGACCGCTGCCACTCCCCAAATGCCACTCGCGACCAGACCGAAATCGAGTGTCAAATCATCCGAAAGCACGCGTGAGACACCGGCGGAAAGAGTCGCGCAGGGCTCCGCGCTCCCTTCGAACGCGAATCCGCCCGATAGGCCCAGCCGCACCGGGTAGTCGCTCGTCGGAGCAAGCGTCACATGCGTGGATGCGCGGACGTAGTAGGCTTGCGTGCCTTGAATATCGCTCAAGTAAGTCCCGCGAGCGTAATTCGAATTATTGAGCGACGGATCGAGCACAAAATGCGTCCCCAATTTTCCATACCACCCAATTCCTGCTTCCATCCCGAACGCGAAAGACTCCGTCAGATCATAGTCTACCGTAATTTCAGGAGCGTAATTCCGTATCGGCGAAGTAGTACTCGACGGACCAAACGTGGGCAGATAATAACCGCTCGCCGCCATATTCAAGCCGACGGAGAACGGGTGCACACGATCGCGCGATAAACCGAATGTAATCTCATGCAACGTGCGCGGCATTCGCACCGTGGGAAATGGAATGGCAGCGTCGGCATACATAGTCGGTTGCCCAACGATGAAAATCGATGCGTCCTGTGGGCCAAGCGCCGGTTGTGCCGATGCTTCGGATGAAGAGCGAGCGACCATCTCGGCTCGACGATGTGTGATAGATGGTGCGTGTGCGATAACGGATGCTGGGCGCGCAGTCATCGAGGCAGAGTGCGCGATCGCTGACGATGGTTGACCGAATCTCGAAGAAGAACGCGCAATCGCGGGCGACGAATGAGGGGCCATCGAGGACGGTTGATTGATTGCCGACGTCGGATGCTGGCCGCGAACAGTTGATCCAACTTCGGACTTCGTAGCCATCTGGTTGGGAAGCGATACCACCGGCGAGTTGGAGCTTGCCGGTAGGCTTATAGGAGGATCAATGCGACTGGCATTCCACCAGAGTCCGCCGGCAGTGGCCAGTATGCCGGCGGCGGATGCCGCGATGATGGCATGATCGCTGAAGAACGATTGGACGGCGCGGAATCCTGAGCCAATGAATCCGGTGGGACGCAGGATCGTGCGCTCGATGGCGCTGCCGAGTGCAGGCAACCGCGTGGCAAGTTGACGTTCGGCGCTCGCGGGTACGGCAAATGGCCTCCGGCCAGCGGCAAGCAGATCGTTCATACGCAAGTGCTCATCGAGCACCGCGCGCTTCTCCGGACTTGTCGAAAGCGTGTGAAGCAGCTCGGCACTCGATGACTCATCGAGCGAGCCATCCAAATAGGCAAGTACATTTTCTTCGAGTGTCATATCTTCCTCTTCATTCTGCAAGATAAGGTTGGAGCAGTGTTCGGAGTTTCTCCTTCGCGCGCCAGATCCGGACTTTGGTAACGGAAAGCGACGTGCCCGTCATCTGCGCGATCTGGGCATAACTAAATCCATCGAACTCGCGGAGTACAAACGCTTCGCGGAATTCCTCGGGTAGCGTGGCGACCGCATTCTCTATTCGGTCTCGCAAAAAGTGCTGCTCTTCATCGTATTCGGGTGCAAGGCTGCGATCTCGGCTTGCGAGCATCGGATGCAGTTCGAGCGAATCCACCGCTTGCCGGCACCGTAATGCATTCAAACAGAGATTGCGCGCGATCGTATACAGCCAGCCCCGAACATTCGAGCCGCTTCGGAATTGATCCGCACGCTCGTAGGCACGAATAAACACGTCCTGAAACAAATCGCTGGCCCGGTCGGCATCGCGGCCCATCATCCGAAGGCAATAGGTATAAACATCATTCTTGTAGCGCTTGTACAGCTCCGCGAAAGCCCGATCCGCCGCCGCGCGGTCGCGAGGTTCTGCCGTCGCAGTAACCAACAGATCGAGATCCGATGCTGTGGCAAGGAATGATTCGAATTGGCTGGTTGCTGCAGCGGGAGGATCTGTGGGCCCAACTGAACCTGTGGAAGAAGCAATCTCAAACGTTCTTTTTTTCGCGGATGCACGATGTCCTGAGATGCGAATGCTCGCACCGGTTGCCACCCGCCCCAGGACTGTTGGACTGACCGCCATATTGTAAAAACACTTCCCGAGGCCCGAAGTTACAGCAACGGCTCACCGAAGTATGACGACTTTTCGGGTTGCACGCCCACTAAGACCCTCAATTCGCAGAAGATAGGTGCCCGAGGCGATATCGTTTAGCAGTAGATGCACCGTTTGCTCGCCCGGCGAACCTTGCACGATTTCACCCAAAGCGGAATGCCCGAGCACGTCCGAAACCGAAACTGTCAGTGCTTGTGCCAGTGGCATGGAGAGTGTGACATCCAGCGCTCCATCCTGTGTTTGCTCCGCGCGCTGGATTAAGATGCTGCCTGTTCGCATAAAGCCACGCAGAAGACTATCGCCACACAGGTCTCTGCCGGTGAATGTCGTGAAGACGGCACGTGATGAATACAGAATCTCGCAGCCGGCCCCAGGCCCGGACATGATCTGCGCGGGCAGTGTGCTTTGCACGCCAATCGGAGATGATGTCGGGTTCGCGACAAAAGTCTGGAAGAGCAAATTTGTCAGCGTGCCCGAAATCCCGAGCGGACCATTCGTCGATGTAAAGCGGAGTGTGTCGGTAGCGACTCCAGTCAGAAGCGTGCTTCCCCAGCCGGAGGTTAGCGTTCCTTGAGTCCCGGCGCCAGTGCACCGGAGCAGGCCGTGATCGTATGTCACGAACAGCATAAACTGAGTCACGCTGACACCGATGGGCAAGCCTGTCAACATGACTGTCGCTGAAGCCTGATTGCCAAAGCTAACGGGAGCTGTCATAATGCTGAGCCTGGTCGTAGTGGTATCCACATTTACGACTACACTGAATGGCAGCGTGATATCCTTTGTGTGCAATTGGTCGCACACCAAATACGTGAGCCGTGCATGAATCGGAGTGTTGTTCGCTTCAGCTCGGGGGAGCAGGGTAAGAAGTAACAACGAGTCGTTTCCGTTGACCGTGAGGCTGGTGTCGATCGTGACGATTAATTCGCCGTTTGCCCCGCCTGTGGTCGTAACCGGCAGCGTTCGGAGCAATCCGGTCGTTGTGACACTCTTGAATTCGAAACGTGACGTGTCAAACGTGATTTCGATTTTGTTTGGCAAAAAGCTCTCGTTCGCACCCAGTATAGAATCGAGCAGCAGGTGAAGCTCAAGTGGCTTGCATAGGATTGCCGCCGAGGAATCCATCGTGAGCGCATGCCGGAGTGTATCAGTCGCGGCGAGTACCGGGAATTGGGCCGGGGTTGTTTCGAGCAATTCGATGGCGTCGGCACATAGAGTTGCGCCGGGTGTCAGCACTGCGAGCGCGGCGGTCCGCTCGCCATGGAAGATTAGCCGGAAGAGCGGGCTATCGATTATGCTCGGTTCAGCAATGATGTTCACCGTTATGAATCCCGGTGTCGTGGAATCGATCGAGATCGAGGCACTCTCTGGAGGTAATAGCGACTGGAATCCGGAGAACGACGTGATGAGCGGGTCCAACGCAACCGTGACAGTCAGGCTCATGACACCTTCGCTATCCGCGAATGGCGGGCTGACTGAGAACGTCGCTCGAAAATCGTGACACGCCATCGCTGAATCCACTTTAACGTTCAGCGTGTGCTTAATCGTATCGCGGCGTACTTCAGGAGATATCGTCCCCGGAAGGAAAGTATATGCATCCGCCGACTGCCAACCGGCAGCGACAGCAAAAACCGGTACGGGTGATGTGAGGCTGTGGACTCCTGGTGAAATGGGAGTAACAAGCGTCGATTGCGCGCTCCTGTAAATCTGTGACCGGGTCCCCGCAAGAGAGCCGATCAACTGATTGTCCAGACGGATCTGGCCTTCCGAAGGAGTTGGGTAAATCATGGAGACATAGTGCCGGAACGGGTATGGCGACTCAGCGAAGAGAGGCGCATTCCAAAGCAAAGTGTCTGCCCAGAGTGAACTGTCAAGAATACTGACCAGCGTTGGATCGCTTTGACCGTTGAGTACCTGTGAGTTGCCGACCGCCAGCTCATGAAGCGATATTGGCGTACTCGCGGTGATATCGGCTGCACCCCGAAACGAGAGCGCAATACGGCCTGGTGCAAATCCCGGAGATCCATTGACCGAAAAATTAAACGGACGGTCGCTCGTCAGAAGAGCTCGCACATTGGCCGTATCGGTACCGTCCGCATTGCCGAGCGGAGAAATATAATAATGCTGACTCCAGTGGCGCTTCCCAAGGATCTCATCCATCAATTCATTGCAGGACTCGACCGTTAGCGGGACATAACCGCACGTTGTCCCAACGATCACACTGACTGGTTTCGAGGAAACAACAGTGGAGTTCGAAAGCGATGATCTTGTAGGAACACCGAATGAGTCGGCTTTGACAATGTAACACTCACCGGCATTCAAGGTGACGGTAAACGGGACATTCGCCGGCTGCTTTAGCATCGTCAACACCGAAGGGGTGATCGTGACCACCGTGTTGTCCTGCGGAGCCGTTACGAGAATCTCGGAATGATTGGGTTCGAGCCTGCCAATTGTCGTGTCTTGGCTAAGAATCGCGTCATCCCACTCACCCCACTCGGCGACCATGTAATCCGTGTCGAGCGATTCGTCTGGATAAAGTTGAGTCGCATCGCCTGCTTCGAGGATGAAGTCATGCAGCGTAAGGTTCACCGGCTCGTTTGTCCGGACAATCAAGCCCTTGGATGTTTTGCCAAGATCATTCAGGTGAATCAGTTTCGTCGGAAGCGAAATGACTGTCGCCTGCATGGCCGTGAACGAAAAATCCTGGGCGTATCCACTTGGCGAAGTGATCGTGCCGCATCCATCGTACGGGCTGAGCACGGTCAAGATCAGCGATAATGAAGAGAGGTCGGCGCCTGGAAGATTCTCGGGGCCTTCAATGATACCGAAAGTGAAATGCCGGCCTGAGCGCTGGAGCGAATTCTGCCCAATGCCTGCGGTCACGCCGAGTGTCGCTAGGAGCACGGTGACGACCGATGCAATTCGTAGGAACGAAAAAAATCGCATACTACAGGAACACGAATCGGCACGCATGGTTGCCGAGGAACTTCAAATATGAGCCAGCTGCCGGGTATGAGGCTTCGCCGGATTCCCAGGACACCCGAGACCGC encodes:
- a CDS encoding T9SS type A sorting domain-containing protein, coding for MRFFSFLRIASVVTVLLATLGVTAGIGQNSLQRSGRHFTFGIIEGPENLPGADLSSLSLILTVLSPYDGCGTITSPSGYAQDFSFTAMQATVISLPTKLIHLNDLGKTSKGLIVRTNEPVNLTLHDFILEAGDATQLYPDESLDTDYMVAEWGEWDDAILSQDTTIGRLEPNHSEILVTAPQDNTVVTITPSVLTMLKQPANVPFTVTLNAGECYIVKADSFGVPTRSSLSNSTVVSSKPVSVIVGTTCGYVPLTVESCNELMDEILGKRHWSQHYYISPLGNADGTDTANVRALLTSDRPFNFSVNGSPGFAPGRIALSFRGAADITASTPISLHELAVGNSQVLNGQSDPTLVSILDSSLWADTLLWNAPLFAESPYPFRHYVSMIYPTPSEGQIRLDNQLIGSLAGTRSQIYRSAQSTLVTPISPGVHSLTSPVPVFAVAAGWQSADAYTFLPGTISPEVRRDTIKHTLNVKVDSAMACHDFRATFSVSPPFADSEGVMSLTVTVALDPLITSFSGFQSLLPPESASISIDSTTPGFITVNIIAEPSIIDSPLFRLIFHGERTAALAVLTPGATLCADAIELLETTPAQFPVLAATDTLRHALTMDSSAAILCKPLELHLLLDSILGANESFLPNKIEITFDTSRFEFKSVTTTGLLRTLPVTTTGGANGELIVTIDTSLTVNGNDSLLLLTLLPRAEANNTPIHARLTYLVCDQLHTKDITLPFSVVVNVDTTTTRLSIMTAPVSFGNQASATVMLTGLPIGVSVTQFMLFVTYDHGLLRCTGAGTQGTLTSGWGSTLLTGVATDTLRFTSTNGPLGISGTLTNLLFQTFVANPTSSPIGVQSTLPAQIMSGPGAGCEILYSSRAVFTTFTGRDLCGDSLLRGFMRTGSILIQRAEQTQDGALDVTLSMPLAQALTVSVSDVLGHSALGEIVQGSPGEQTVHLLLNDIASGTYLLRIEGLSGRATRKVVILR
- a CDS encoding sigma-70 family RNA polymerase sigma factor yields the protein MAVSPTVLGRVATGASIRISGHRASAKKRTFEIASSTGSVGPTDPPAAATSQFESFLATASDLDLLVTATAEPRDRAAADRAFAELYKRYKNDVYTYCLRMMGRDADRASDLFQDVFIRAYERADQFRSGSNVRGWLYTIARNLCLNALRCRQAVDSLELHPMLASRDRSLAPEYDEEQHFLRDRIENAVATLPEEFREAFVLREFDGFSYAQIAQMTGTSLSVTKVRIWRAKEKLRTLLQPYLAE